The Dokdonia donghaensis DSW-1 DNA window TGGTTTCTTTAACTTGAGTTCTCCTTCAAGATCATTTGTAGCTACATCCTTAGACTCTTCTATAACAATACCGTGAGCCTGCTCGATACATCTATCACATATGTGTGCATCTAGCCCCGCAATGAGCAGGTTAGTCTCTGGTTTTTTTCTGCCACAAAATGAACATTCTAAATCTTCCTTTGCCATTCTATTTACTATTTTGACTTGAATTTACGCTTTCGCGAAAGCGTAAACCTTTTTAGTCTCTCTTCAAAATTTCATCTATCATACCGTACTCAAGGGCCTTATCTGCCTTCATCCAGTAATCACGATCACTATCGTTATATACTTTATCATAGTCTTGACCTGAGTGCTTTGCAATGATATCGTACAGCTCCTTCTTGAGCGTAAGGATTTCCTTTGCGGTAATCTCTATATCACTTGCTTGACCTTGAGCTCCACCCATAGGCTGGTGTATCATCACACGGCTATGTGGTAGACCACTACGTTTACCTTTTTCTCCAGCACATAACAACACGGCTCCCATAGAGGCTGCCATACCTGTACAGATAGTAGCTACATCTGGCTTTATAAACTGCATTGTATCATAAATACCTAAGCCAGCATACACGCTTCCTCCTGGTGAGTTTATGTAAATCTGAATGTCCTTGTTTGCATCTG harbors:
- the clpP gene encoding ATP-dependent Clp endopeptidase proteolytic subunit ClpP gives rise to the protein MDYGKEFKKFAIKDQGVSSNYYDKIITSMLPQGLTPNIIEERQMNIAIFDVFSRLMMDRIIFLGTGINDQVANIVQAQLLFLESTDANKDIQIYINSPGGSVYAGLGIYDTMQFIKPDVATICTGMAASMGAVLLCAGEKGKRSGLPHSRVMIHQPMGGAQGQASDIEITAKEILTLKKELYDIIAKHSGQDYDKVYNDSDRDYWMKADKALEYGMIDEILKRD